One Deltaproteobacteria bacterium genomic window, AACCGGTTTGTGCGTACGGCGTAAAACCCGCTTAGCCGTGCTCCCCAAAAAGGTATGGGCAATCGCTCCTTTCCCGTGCGTTCCCATGAGGATCAAATCGCAGTTGTATTCACTGGCCGTGCGCAGGATTCTTTCCGCCGGGAAGCCCTCGCACAACTCGATCGACAGGTCAAGCGCTTCATAAGCGGGGTCTTTCCGGGCATTCTCGTCAATCACCCGTTTGAGACGCCCCCCTATGATAGCCCGGGTCTGGGCGATTCGCTCTTCGATGAGGCTTTTTTGCTCTTTTCCGGTAATGTAAACATCCAGCAACGGTACAATATGCGGGTAGACTTGCTCAAGCACGTGCAATATGATGATTTCGGCATGATGGTTTTTTGCGGTGCTCAACGCAAAACGGAGGGCGTAAACCGAATTCGGCGACAGGTCCGTCGCATATAGAATCCTTTTTATTTCCATGGCCATGCATCCTCTCTTTGAGTTTCTGAATTCTGACCTCTGACCTCTGCTTGTTACCATACCTGCCCCTCGCAGCAGCATATTGTATGCCAAAAAACATATTTTTTTATTTATAAAATCAAATCAAGGAGATAGTTAAATCTGCGATCTGAACTCACGCGCATCGGCATCCGGAAGTAGCAATAATTCTATGCGTAGTTTGGAAATATCCCGAAAGGGGCTAGTGGGTAGACAATTTTTTACGGCGGTAGCGGAAGGTGTGATGATTCATGCCCAGAAGCCTGGCAGCCTGACTTTCGTTTCCTCCAGCCACCCTGAGGGCTTTCTGAATATAGCGTTTTTCGATGCCTGCAAGTCTGGATGTGAGGCAAAAGCCTTCTTCCGGGAATTCTTCTTTGCAGTCAGGCCAGTCGGCAGCCACGGCATCCCCCCCACCGTCCGGAAAAGCCGGTTCCAGGTCCGCCCGCAGGAGTTCCGGCCCCCTGGCTACCAAAACGGCCGCCTCCATCACATTCTTCAGTTCGCGGACATTCCCCGTCCAGTTGTAATGCAACAGGGCCTGTTGCGCTTCCGTCGAAATGCCGGAAAATTTCTTTCCGAACCTTTCTGAAAATTCCTTCAGGAAATGCTTTGCCAGAGGAAGGACATCATCAGGGCGCTCGTTCAGGGAAGGAATCTTGACCCGGACAACCCCCAGTCTGAAGTAGAGGTCTTTTCTGAAATCACCCGCTGCCATCATCTTGACAAGGTCCCGGTTAGTTGCCGATACCACCCGGGTTTTAATCTCCATCCGTTGGGAGCCGCCCAGGCGGTAAAATTCACCCGACTCCAAAAAGCGCA contains:
- a CDS encoding universal stress protein, encoding MEIKRILYATDLSPNSVYALRFALSTAKNHHAEIIILHVLEQVYPHIVPLLDVYITGKEQKSLIEERIAQTRAIIGGRLKRVIDENARKDPAYEALDLSIELCEGFPAERILRTASEYNCDLILMGTHGKGAIAHTFLGSTAKRVLRRTHKPVFIIPLPADLPDDIA